GGCCGGCTGTCCCGCGTGGTCGTCGATCCGGGGCTCCACGCAGGTCGCCCAGTCCTGCCCGACGACCATCTTGCGCGCGGCCTCGCGGGCGTTGGCGCTGGCGGTCGTGAGGGCCCAGAAGAGGTAGCCGTACTGGATCAGCCCGAACACCAGCAGCAGCATCAGCGGGGCGACCAGGCCGAACTCGAGCGCGGTCGCTCCGGTCTCCGCCCGTCCGGCGGTGCGCCGCCTCATCAC
This genomic window from Nocardioides marmoribigeumensis contains:
- a CDS encoding TadE family protein, whose amino-acid sequence is MRRRTAGRAETGATALEFGLVAPLMLLLVFGLIQYGYLFWALTTASANAREAARKMVVGQDWATCVEPRIDDHAGQPAVSPVVAGFEWTDADGNALGRPVRRGDYVRVTVAFETLDLNLPFLPMPDDGRVTQSARRQVENVPDSPPPCDNPGTY